The nucleotide sequence CGGACGACGTCCGCGCCGAGGTCGCCGAGGATCATCGCGGCGTGCGGGACGGGACCGATGCCGCCCAGCTCGACGACCCGGAGCCCGCTCAGGGGACCGCTCACGCCGGCCCCACCTCCTCGGTGGCCGCGTCGGTGTCACGGCGCGGCCCGGAGTCGAGCTCGGACCGCGCGGTCTCCGACATCACGACGACGGCGACGAACGACGCCACCGCGGTGAGCCCGATCCAGCCGGCGACCGGCACGAAGCTGCCCGTCGCCACGTACAGGCCGGTGGCGATCAGCGGGGTGAAGGCGCCGCCGATCAGGGTTCCGAGCTGGTAGCCGATCGACGCGCCGGAGTAGCGCACGCGCGCGGTGAACAGTTCGGCGAACAGGGCTGCCTGCGGGCCGTAGACCAGCGCCACCAGGACCAGACCGACGGCGACGGCGACGATCACCGCTGCCGGGGAGCCGGTGCCGAGCAACAGGAAGGCGGGCCACACCCAGATCCCGAGTGCGACGGCGCCGCTCAGGAACACCCGCCGCCGTCCGATCCGGTCGGACAGGGCGCCGCAGAGTGGGATGGCCACGAACTGCAGCACCGCTCCGATGAGCACGGCGTCGAGCATCAGCGAGCGTGGCAGGCCCAGGACGGTCGTTCCGTAGGAGAGGAGGTAGGTGCCGTAGAGGTAGAAGCTGGCGCCGATGACCACGATCGAGCCGGCGCCGAGCAGCACGGTCCGCCAGTGGTGCACCACCGCCTCGATGACCGGGGACCGGGACGGACCGTCGCCCTCCCGGACCTCCTGCATGGGAGTCGTCTCCTCGAGTGCGAAGTGGGCGTAGGTGGCGATGCCGACCAGCACGATGCTGATGAGGAACGGGATGCGCCAGCCCCACGCGAGGAAGGCCTGCTCGTCGAGCAGATTGCCGACCACCAGGAACACAGCGGTGGCCAGGAACAGCCCGGCCGACACAC is from Pseudonocardia autotrophica and encodes:
- a CDS encoding MFS transporter — translated: MSLRKILIVAGTGSAIDWYDFFIYGVAAALVFNVLFFPTGDPVVGTLLAFSTFAVGFAARPLGGVIFGHVGDRIGRKPALVTTLFLMGTSTTVIGLLPTYDTVGVAAPIMLVVLRLLQGIAVGGQWAGGALIATENAPPEKRGLYGSFAQVGVSAGLFLATAVFLVVGNLLDEQAFLAWGWRIPFLISIVLVGIATYAHFALEETTPMQEVREGDGPSRSPVIEAVVHHWRTVLLGAGSIVVIGASFYLYGTYLLSYGTTVLGLPRSLMLDAVLIGAVLQFVAIPLCGALSDRIGRRRVFLSGAVALGIWVWPAFLLLGTGSPAAVIVAVAVGLVLVALVYGPQAALFAELFTARVRYSGASIGYQLGTLIGGAFTPLIATGLYVATGSFVPVAGWIGLTAVASFVAVVVMSETARSELDSGPRRDTDAATEEVGPA